The genome window aatgctgtcatctcatcttctgtttgtGCAGAAGggtgaagggcggggtttcacttaactgcggcttatttttggagtacggcttatatgatgagcatcctgaaaaatcatactagggcttattttcaggttaggttttatttttggggaaagagggACATTTCTGGAATGATGCAAGAGAGGAAGCCGGAGCTGGACATGTCTTTTTGTGAATTTGTCGAATTCCATCTTAAATGTTCTGAAACCAAGTGCTATCACTGTTCGGTGTTGACCAGTGCAAAAGGTCTATTCCCAACTCATTCCATTCTTTGGAGCCTTGTAGTGCAGCAGttcaactgctgtactgcagcaaaaactgtgcCCATGACCCAGAGTTCAACcacaggtagccagttcaaggttgactcagccttctatccttctgaggtcggtcaAATGAATAACCAGGTCGCGGGGGGGGGATATGCATAACCTGTCTAATTAACTTGTATACTGTCCAGAGACTGCTTTAATTGCTGGgggttatataagcagcacactttgctctctttcttctttctgctttatttctctgcttttctATCATGCCGAGAGCTGCCAATCTTTGCCCATTTCATTCATCCAGGCATGGATCAAAGACTATGGgcatcaagaacaaatcctgccaatctaatttgatcttgttttttgatcaggtcacctccctgatagacagagggaatgctgtagatgtagtataccttgacttcagcgtagcttttgacaaagtgccccgtgATCTCCTGATTAGCAGGGAAACTAGATGTGGTCTGgctagatcaagtgtcaggtggataaacaattggctacagaattgagAGGGTGaagattaatgggtccttctctaactgggaggaggtcacaagtggggtaacccgaggctcagtcctgggcccggtggtCTTCAAtactttttattaatgacttcgaTGAGAATgtgcagggaatgtttgtcagatttgcagatgataccaaatagGGCAGAACAACTAATACCCtataagacagaaacaaaattcaaaaaaaccTTGATAggttggagcactgggccaaaagcaacagaatgaaattcaacaaggataagtgcaaagtcctgcacctcagaaaaagaaaccaattgcacagttacaagatgggggatacttggctcggCAAAAGTACGAGTGAgatggatcttggaattgttgtggattacaagctaaatatgaaccaaAAGTGAGATGtggctaaaaaaaatcaaatgttattttagCTACATTAatgaagtatagtttccaaatcctatgGGGTGCTAGTCCCTCTAttaagcactggttaggcctgaATTTGAGTCTCttctgttctggacaccacacttcaagaaggatgctaacaaattggaacaagttcagaggagggcgacaaggattatcgggggggggggctgaaaacgAAGCCTTGAGGAAAGGCTgtaagaactgggcatgtttagccttgagaaaagaagacttaggggtgataggatagcacttttcaaatacttgaaaggctgttttacagaggaggggcaagatctgttctcaatcatcccagagtgcaggacatgcaacaatgggctcaagttaaaggaagacagagcagtacgacagtggaaccagttacctcaggagttggtgagtgctccaacattgaaggcactcaagaaaaacttagacaatcacatggcagatatgctttgattgtaattctgcatcaagcagggggttggacttgatggccttgtaggccccttccaacatcacttttctatgattctatgacatttTCTGCCTGCCGTAGAAGAGAAAGGGAGCCTTTCTCACTATTTCAGAATTCATTCCCTTGTGTTTTGGCTGGAAGATTTCTCcgtctttcaggaaaaaaatattttctctcacTAGCCTTCAGacaaggaggagaaggacggGGATACATGTTGAAAACAGCATCTAGAGCGTATTTTGGGTATAGGAATAATTGAATGATGTTTTTCTTCAATACAGCTTCACTCAGTTTTGAAAACTCTCCGCTTTAACAATAACGCTGGGGAAGAAATATTCCTGGGTGAGAAAGGGGAACTGGTTTCTGGTTTTGATATCATCAATTTTTACGTATCACCCAATGATTCCTGCCACAAAGTCCAGGTTGGACAAATGGACCCCCAGGCACCTGTAGGCAAAGAGTTCATTATTAATGGAAGCACCATTGTATGGAATCAGGTGTTTAATCAGGTGGGTGTGTCtatcaatatatattttattcatcTTTCATGTGTATATTTGATATGGTTTCTAGATTTTTTGATACTTAATCAGAAAATGATAGAAGCATGAGTTATGGTGGAGACAAATTTCATACCTGGAGCTCTGCACATCTGGAAGAGAACtgttgaatctgtttttggtgctGACTTTGTTtacctatttatttgtttaaactttgtttgattcttttaaaatatttccatacttactatttatagcttttaaatattgtcttttaatggtgcaaGGCTCCTTGTGTCCTATTAAAGGAGAAAGGGGagctcaaatattttaaatataaataatgaaaagaaTAATTAGTGGAAATTTGCTCTGGAATAATGCTGTCAGAGTTAAAGTTGGCCAAatagttcttattttgttttattattaattttttttgcttcttcctcataaaaaaaatctttcttttcttttaagttgAAAACAAATCCTATTGTTTTCCAATTCCAGATTCAGTGTTTTGTTCAAACTATTAAAAATTAAGGTGTTTGAAGGACCATAGGTAACAGGTAGGAAGGTAATGGTAGGATCTAAAGAATGATAAAGATTAAAACAAGAATAATATGTAAATATAATCTTCCTGTATTTCAAAATCACAATAGATTCTTCAGAGACTCAAAAACCTTTTGACGCATACACTCAATCTGACAGGACAGGCTTTTTCTAATAAACTTCAACATATGTAGACTCTATTTCCCTACTGACATGAAAATAGACTTTTAGAGTTaatactgagagagagaaaatatctcCTGAGTACTGAGTGATGAGCATGTCCTACAAAGCTGTACGGTAAATGGCTTGTGACCTGGGTATTTGaaggaacatctctctctctctctctctctctgtccctctctctctgtttaaacCTCCCCAATTACTAAGATCTCGTGGACAGACCCTCCTTCATTTCCCTCCAACCATGCAGGATGTGGAGACATGTGTTTTCAGTTGTAGCACCCCAACTGTGGATTGGCGCCAATATTAAcatcattttggcaccaggtcactTCATGCTTATTTCTTAGGGTCTTTGAGTTTGAAGGTCTTGGTTTGTACAGAGTTTGACACTATAATTTTaatgatttcattttaaaatatgtagtgGCTTTGAAGCACTTCATTTAAAATTCTGTTAGATATACTCTGTAACCCACTCGGGGGGAGGCAAGAAATgtttcaaattaattaattaattttctgcTGCCTTTCCTGGAATTCAGTAACAGCTTCTAAAAATCAGAGAGCCAAATGTAACCAGGAATCTTCTTCTGCATGATGGAAGGTGGTGACAGGAGTACTAGCAGAGGGAGAGAGCTACTAGGGATTGGTCGTTGTCTGAACTGACCTGTTACTGCTCCCAGTATTACACATACTTTACTCATGACAACAACAGTAACGGCACTCCAGCCTGTCATTGTATTAGCCAACAAATTATCTCGACACTTCAAATATCAACCAATAAAACCTTAGGTTGCTATGGTACCAATAATTTGAGAAGAAAAGCAATAACGTGTAACTCCAATTTCAACAGTTTCCAAAACTTTATCATTCCCAAGGATTTACATTCAAAATGCCTTTCCTTATGATTATCATTAGATGCCACCCCAATCCACCTGTGTTGAGAGTTGCCATCCTGGACAGAACATGCTCGTCAACCCAGAGAAGCAAGTGTGTTGCTATGATTGTGCTCAGTGTCCCGCAGGGAAGTTCTCAATCCAGAGTGGTAAGTGAAGTATTTTTCTCCATAGCCAAGTAATTTAACATTCCAATGTACATTAGTTCCTATCATTTttcaccctggaaaagaccctgatgttgggaaagtgtgaaggcaagaggataaggggacgacagagcatgagatggttggacagtgtcatcgaagctaccaacatgaatttgacccaattccgggatgcagtggaagacaggagggcctgccattctctggtccatgggatctcgaagagtaggacacaacttaacgactgaacaacaacaatcattTTTAGTGTGCACACAAAAGAGGGACTTCATACACCGACACAAAGAGTGGACTTTGGAAGCAGggaacattgacaatgaagaagccTGTATCTGCATAATGATGAATTTCTGTAGCAAAGTAATGGCAGGATGTCAGCTTAATACACACAACAGATTTCTTTACTCCAGGACTTCTAATACTTTTCTTCTCACTTTCAGCTGCTGAGCAATGCCAGGAGTGCCCAGAAGATAAATATCCCAATGAAAATCACAACAAATGCCTTCCTAAAAAGTTGATCTACTTATCCTATGGGGAGCCCTTGGAAGCAGCTCTCgcttttgcatctcttttcctttccatggGCACAGCTATGGTGATGTGGACATTCATTCGGCACCATGATACTCCCATTGTCAAAGCGAATAACTGGAGCATCACCTGTACtctgctctcttctcttctcatctgttttctctgccccctcctcttCATTGGGTGGCCGGGGAAAGTAACTTGCCTTCTGAGGCAAATGGTGTTTGGCATCGTTTTCACCCTTGCTGTTGCTTGCGTCTtggccaaaaccatcactgtgTTGTTGGCCTTCATGGCCACCAAGCCAGGGAATAGTGCGAGGAAGTGGCTTGGGAAGAGACTTGCTGTCTTAGTCATcgttccctcttctttccttcaagtGGGCATCTGTGGTGTATGGTTAGCAATGGCTCATCCCTTTCTAGAGTTGGACATGCACTCCCAGATAGATGAAATCCTTGTTGAATGCAACGATGGCTCACCTCTCATGTTCTACCTTGTCCTGGGCTACATGGGCCTTTTGGCTGTCATCAGCTTCATGTTGGCTTTCTCTGCCAGGAAGTTGCCTGATActttcaatgaagccaagttgatcactttcagcatgttagTTTTCTGCAGTGTCTGGATATCGTTTGTGCCCACCTACTtgagcaccaaagggaaatatatggtggccgtggagatcttctccatcttggcttctGGTGCTGGATTACTAGGTTGTCTCTTCCTCCCCAAATTGTATATTATAATCCTGAGGCCTGAACTGAACACAAGAAAGCATTTGGTAAGGAGACAGGATTGTTTCCAGGTGGAAGAATGTGGACACTAGGATCAAAGCATGAGAAGGGAAAAGTATCATAATCACTAGAAACAGCTACCAAACATGTTGTGTAGTGACTGGCATGACCTATTCAGTTTTTCAGGCCACTGAGTGGCATAATCGCTCATAAATATTCTAAAAGCGTTGTAAAAGAACCCAATAGTATAGAAGAATGAAAATCATTGGAAAGTCAATGATCAACATTTCCATCTTTAATATAATAAATGCACAGTTAATTAGaaatgaaaacttttaaaaatccatccatccTCAATGGaaacttgcacacacacacaatcatgcACAGAAACACACCCTCAGAAACACCTCTCTCCCCGTCTCTTCAACTAGTCATGCCTGGATCACTCCTCCATTGTTGGTGTGGTGGCGGTCAAACAAGCCCACCTCTGGACCAGCAGGACCCACCGATGAAGCCTGTTTGGCCAAGCTGTCCTCCCTAGACACTGCTGCGGCCCCTCTCCCCCCTCACCAAGAGCTGTCCCAGGCAACTATTTTACATGCGAGTTGACCAGTCTCTTGAAATATTATgtacagagattttaaaaaaatctactaaaCGTTTAGCTGAAATAGAATTGTATTACCTGACTTCTGAAAGAATCACTTCTTCATTCATTTCAGCAACTCCTACAACCACTAAGAAGGTGAACAGGAAAAACATTCATGTTTGTTTAATTACTGTATGTCTTTTTCAATgagctcctctttctttttcatgtccTTCATCCACTGGTCCTTTCCTTAAGCATAAAAGAGACCAATTGTTGTGTgtcatttaatttttcttttaataactcAATAAAAGCTTGGGTAAAGCAGAGAACAGAGAGTCAATTTAAATCCGTAAACAACTCTTTAAACATACTCCAAAATGGCAGATTCTAGGTGTAATGAatctaaagccctaaatgatccataaaaatacaacaaagcaggcaacagagaatcaatccaAGCTCTTTAAAACCCCTTAATAAAAAGCTCCCAAAAAGTCTGGGTGAAGCAGGTAGCAGAGAATCTGTtcattccaaaagcaggcaacggTATAGCAGAAGGAAACACTGTCAGGAAGACAACCACTGACACATCTGCCTTCATCACAATAATCGCCCATttaaatagagatttttttttgaaaaaccaatcaatcaatgaaaGTGCAGAGATGCACACACAGTCACGCATACACAAAGAGATAGaacaggaaaaaataacaaagtaaaaaaaaagaacacttgtCCTCTTCTTTTCAAAATTAGGACAGTTGAAGATATGGGTGCAGTCATGTGTTGTTGCATGCTAAGAAATGCACCAGTAGGGTTTTGATGGCATAAAATCTAATAATACTTTGGCTTCTATCTCCCACTGAAAAGTTCCAGATGACCAAGCATTATTAACTACCATGGATAGACAAATGCCCTCCTATTCCAGGATTTTGTCAGCAAATGGCTGTTTTCCAATAATAGTGATTTTAATAGAGTGCTGAATGTGATACTGGTGCTTGGAGACAGAgtatatccagaatcacagtgtggatttcaaactactagatccaccactgacatggtattctccctcccacagttgcaggagaaatatagAGAAGATCtcaaccttttccatttctttgttcGTTTATTATCATTGGGGAAACGTTTGttataggccagtggttcccatccttgggtaacccaggtgttcctgaacttcagttcccagaagccttcagcactagctgtgctgactgaggtttctgggagttgcagtccaagaacacctgggttgggaACCACACTTCTAGTTTTCAATTAAGAACCTCAGGAATTGTGGAACAACGAAGGCTGAAAAGGAGTTCCAGGTATGAAAACATCCTTCAAAACTCTGCAGGTGAATACCTATTTCATCATTTATTACTACAGGTATGAGGCTCAGGTGATACCCTGAGGCCAATCCCTTATGGACTGAGCGGTAAACTTTGATTATTCTAAAGAGAAAGTAGATGCAGATCGGTGATTAACTCCCTTTTAGCTGTAATGGGTCCTTCTGGGAACTCACAGATTTTTTCCAAAGACAAAAGTCCAGCAAGAAATCCCATGTGTCAACGATAAGAAAAAGTAAACAGGTGCCATTAATTCAAGCTGGATAAGGGACAGGAATGGACAGATGCTAAGGAGTGTGAGCAATGTTAAGAATCAATCACGCAATAACTGTGTGCATTGAATGAAGATGGtcgcctggtggcagcaaaggacAAGAAATAACAGTACAATAGTGCTGAAAAATGACTGTGACTGCTGAAATAAACCTGTGTAACTATATCCTATTTAATGAAACAGACAGCTCACTCAGCTTCTTGCTGAGAAATGTCCCTTTGAAAGGCCGTAGCTTGGTGGCTGAGCATAGGCTTAACATGCACAATGTCCCTAATTAAATCCTCAGGATGTGGGAGGAAAGATTCTGGTCTGAAACTGGGGAAAGATGCTATGAAATGAGTCTTATCAACAGTAGAGGTCCAGATAGATCCACAGTCTGtcccagtataaggcagctttgaGGTTAGTGGTTCCTACTTTGAAGATTGAAGGGAGGACAAATTGCACCTCACTGTAAGAACTGAAGCATGGAACACAAACCAAAAAACCCTCACAAACTGGCCtagtttgtgtggtttttttttttttggggggggtagacAGTTtgtgtggggacgtggtggcgctgtgggttaaaccgcagaagcctgtgctgcagggtcagaagaccaagcagttgtaagatcgaatccacgcaacggagtgagctcccgtcgcttgtcccaactcctgccaacctagcggttcaaaagcatgcaaatgcgagtaggttaataggtaccaccatggtgtgaaggtaaacagcgttccgtgtctaaatcacactggccatgtgaccatggaaagattgtcttcggacaaaaaacgctggctctatggcttgaagagcgggatgagcgccgccccctagagtcggacacgactggacaaaaattgtcaaggggaacctttacctttacctttagacagTTTGTGGAACTGAGCGTTAATGGAGTGAAATGAAACGCTGAATGTTATCATCATTGGTGCTTCATTTGGCTTAATGGAAACCTCCCTTTCAGGGGCCCCAGCAACTCCCATGCTGCCACCCAGCTGGACAGGACAGTAGTCAATCTGCGACCTAA of Pogona vitticeps strain Pit_001003342236 chromosome 6, PviZW2.1, whole genome shotgun sequence contains these proteins:
- the LOC140701340 gene encoding vomeronasal type-2 receptor 26-like, with protein sequence MFSLEKRRLRGDRIALFKYLKGCFTEEGQDLFSIIPECRTCNNGLKLKEDRAVRQWNQLPQELLHSVLKTLRFNNNAGEEIFLGEKGELVSGFDIINFYVSPNDSCHKVQVGQMDPQAPVGKEFIINGSTIVWNQVFNQMPPQSTCVESCHPGQNMLVNPEKQVCCYDCAQCPAGKFSIQSAAEQCQECPEDKYPNENHNKCLPKKLIYLSYGEPLEAALAFASLFLSMGTAMVMWTFIRHHDTPIVKANNWSITCTLLSSLLICFLCPLLFIGWPGKVTCLLRQMVFGIVFTLAVACVLAKTITVLLAFMATKPGNSARKWLGKRLAVLVIVPSSFLQVGICGVWLAMAHPFLELDMHSQIDEILVECNDGSPLMFYLVLGYMGLLAVISFMLAFSARKLPDTFNEAKLITFSMLVFCSVWISFVPTYLSTKGKYMVAVEIFSILASGAGLLGCLFLPKLYIIILRPELNTRKHLVRRQDCFQVEECGH